Proteins encoded within one genomic window of Raineyella fluvialis:
- a CDS encoding amino acid ABC transporter permease, producing the protein MSTRGATVLFDAPGPRGIVRNRIIGLGGALLVLALLAGLTYGLRVQLVGAKWSPFLRSDTWVSYLVPGIINTLEAAAISVVTASLLGLALALGRMSFNALVSWLCTVVIEFFRAVPVLMMMLFVYFLTIFAPFISRLFPGPMVELKPLVAVVAGLTFYNSAVIAELLRSGVNSLPRGQTEAGLGIGLNIGQTRRLILLPQAITAMLPALVSQLVVIVKDSALGYIISYPELLRSSQTLASRWSNSIAAFIIAAVLFIIINYSLTRLAGYLEGRSRSRQAGRPVQLEALNMEDHAHNEVPLKE; encoded by the coding sequence ATGAGTACGCGTGGCGCCACCGTCCTCTTCGACGCCCCCGGCCCGCGCGGGATCGTCCGTAACCGGATCATCGGACTCGGCGGCGCGCTGCTGGTCCTGGCCCTGTTGGCCGGCCTCACGTATGGCCTGCGCGTCCAGCTCGTCGGCGCCAAGTGGTCGCCGTTCCTCCGCTCCGACACCTGGGTCTCCTACCTTGTCCCCGGCATCATCAACACCCTGGAGGCGGCGGCCATCTCGGTCGTCACCGCCTCGCTGCTCGGCCTCGCCCTGGCCCTCGGCCGGATGTCGTTCAACGCGTTGGTGTCGTGGCTGTGCACGGTGGTCATCGAGTTCTTCCGCGCCGTCCCGGTGCTGATGATGATGCTGTTCGTCTACTTCCTGACGATCTTCGCGCCGTTCATCTCCCGCCTCTTCCCGGGACCGATGGTGGAGCTCAAGCCGCTTGTGGCGGTCGTCGCCGGGCTGACGTTCTACAACTCCGCAGTGATCGCCGAGCTGCTGCGCTCGGGGGTCAACAGCCTGCCGCGCGGCCAGACCGAGGCCGGACTGGGGATCGGCCTCAACATCGGTCAGACCCGCCGGCTGATCCTGCTGCCGCAGGCCATCACCGCGATGCTTCCGGCGCTCGTCTCCCAGCTGGTCGTCATCGTCAAGGACTCCGCCCTCGGCTACATCATCAGCTACCCCGAGCTGCTGCGGTCCTCCCAGACCCTGGCGAGCCGCTGGTCGAACTCGATCGCTGCCTTCATCATCGCGGCGGTGCTGTTCATCATCATCAACTACTCCCTCACCCGTCTCGCCGGCTACCTCGAGGGGCGTTCCCGCTCCCGCCAGGCCGGACGGCCGGTGCAGCTCGAGGCGCTCAACATGGAGGACCACGCCCACAACGAGGTCCCCCTCAAGGAGTGA